A genomic region of Xanthomonas campestris pv. phormiicola contains the following coding sequences:
- a CDS encoding BPSS1780 family membrane protein → MIEIRKLPASAGAEWLLSGIALLRRAPLALGLLGVIWGLAALLALLIGALNPTLGMLAQLLLGLAGPLLFGGLVWAVREVDQGRVAQPAHLLEALHGGRVPSLLVAVLPQVVVGLLLSILAVIVITPSGLEQLGTVMNKLNELGQSSTQPDPAQVEQLVATLPAMRILLWLLMVLVGFVAVTLTLFVLVPQVMFDGRNGLAAMRNSLRACLHNVPAMLVFFVLAFIAMFALYFVLALVVLLVQALAGPTIAALVAQLLLMALAMPALAGAVYAAWKQMFVHSGDAAPAVPPPPSNVFAA, encoded by the coding sequence ATGATCGAGATTCGCAAGCTGCCGGCCTCGGCCGGCGCGGAATGGCTGTTGAGCGGAATTGCGCTGCTGCGCCGGGCGCCGCTGGCGCTGGGCCTGCTGGGCGTGATCTGGGGCCTGGCGGCGCTGCTGGCGCTGCTGATCGGCGCGCTGAACCCGACCCTGGGCATGCTGGCGCAACTGCTGCTGGGCCTGGCCGGGCCGCTGCTGTTCGGCGGGCTGGTGTGGGCGGTGCGCGAAGTGGACCAGGGCCGCGTTGCGCAGCCGGCGCACCTGCTGGAGGCGCTGCACGGCGGGCGCGTGCCCAGCTTGCTGGTGGCGGTGCTGCCGCAGGTGGTGGTCGGGCTGTTGTTGAGCATCCTGGCGGTGATCGTGATCACGCCCAGCGGTTTGGAGCAGCTGGGCACGGTGATGAACAAGCTCAACGAGCTCGGCCAGTCCAGCACCCAGCCCGATCCGGCGCAGGTCGAGCAGCTGGTGGCCACGTTGCCGGCGATGCGCATCCTGCTGTGGCTGCTGATGGTGCTGGTCGGCTTCGTGGCGGTGACGCTGACCCTGTTCGTGCTCGTCCCGCAGGTGATGTTCGACGGCCGCAACGGCCTGGCGGCGATGCGCAACAGCCTGCGCGCCTGCCTGCACAACGTGCCGGCGATGCTGGTGTTCTTCGTGCTCGCCTTCATCGCGATGTTCGCGCTGTATTTCGTGCTGGCGTTGGTGGTGCTGCTGGTGCAGGCGCTGGCCGGGCCGACGATCGCCGCCCTGGTCGCGCAGTTGCTGCTGATGGCGCTGGCGATGCCGGCGCTGGCCGGCGCGGTCTACGCGGCGTGGAAGCAGATGTTCGTGCACAGCGGCGATGCCGCGCCGGCGGTGCCGCCGCCGCCTTCGAATGTGTTTGCCGCTTGA
- a CDS encoding glutamine amidotransferase: MTPAPFLILETGEPVATMRRYGRFPHWIRVAAGLAARDTVVANVAGGAALPARTGFAGIIVTGSAAFVTDRADWSERSADWLREAAHAGTPLLGICYGHQLLAHALGGEVAYNPAGRESGTVHIDLHPPAFDDPLFAGLPERFPAHATHLQTVLRAPAGATVLARSAQDQCHAFRWGEAAWGVQFHPEFATHHMRGYVHARAECLRSAGRCARTIAREVSAAPLARKLLRRFVQHARGQQTAGGQAKPR; this comes from the coding sequence ATGACGCCTGCGCCCTTCCTGATCCTCGAAACCGGCGAGCCGGTGGCGACGATGCGGCGCTATGGGCGCTTCCCGCACTGGATCCGCGTCGCCGCCGGCCTGGCCGCGCGCGACACGGTGGTCGCCAATGTCGCCGGCGGTGCCGCATTGCCCGCGCGCACGGGCTTCGCCGGCATCATCGTCACCGGCTCGGCGGCCTTCGTCACCGACCGCGCCGACTGGAGCGAGCGCTCGGCCGACTGGCTGCGCGAGGCCGCCCACGCCGGCACACCGCTGCTGGGCATCTGCTACGGCCACCAGCTGCTGGCGCACGCGCTGGGCGGGGAGGTCGCCTACAACCCGGCCGGGCGCGAATCGGGCACCGTGCACATCGACCTGCATCCGCCGGCGTTCGACGATCCGCTGTTCGCCGGCCTGCCCGAACGCTTCCCGGCGCACGCCACGCACCTGCAGACGGTGCTGCGCGCGCCGGCCGGCGCCACCGTGCTGGCGCGTTCGGCGCAGGACCAGTGCCATGCCTTCCGCTGGGGCGAAGCCGCCTGGGGCGTGCAGTTCCACCCGGAATTCGCCACCCACCACATGCGCGGCTACGTGCACGCCCGCGCCGAGTGTCTACGCAGCGCCGGCCGCTGCGCCCGTACCATCGCCCGCGAGGTCAGCGCCGCGCCGCTGGCGCGCAAGCTGCTGCGGCGCTTCGTTCAGCACGCGCGCGGCCAGCAAACCGCCGGCGGCCAGGCAAAACCGCGATAA
- a CDS encoding GspE/PulE family protein: MDSRPAAQPPAVPVPATVSLPPGRLSFERVAAALLADGLVAPAERGRMQFSAQSARTVSDVHPLVLLSNLKLAATRPPGSELGLERLTEWLAQRCGLRYLRIDPTRVDVAAVTAVVSHAYARRHRILPLALDGERLLVATSEPLALDWLGDVQHLARRRIEIAVVNPLDLHRYTMEFFGVTRSVRGAKDGRNEQSSGLPSFEQLVELGRGGDVNADDHHIVHIVDWLLQYAFEQRASDIHLEPRREAGRMRFRIDGVLHKVLEVPPAVMTAIVSRIKVLGRMDLAERRRPQDGRIKTRSPGGRETEMRLSTMPTAFGEKCVMRIFDPDAAFKSVDQLGFSAQEAAGWAALVERPHGIVLVTGPTGSGKTTTLYSTLKRLATPDVNVCSVEDPIEMIAPEFNQMQVQTNIDLDFASGVRTLLRQDPDIIMIGEIRDLETAQMAVQASLTGHLVLSTLHTNDAPSAITRLLDLGVPHYLVASTLNGVLAQRLVRTLCTHCKRPHTLSDLEWDALREPGEALPEELQVHAPVGCLECRRTGYLGRVGLYELLPVTPRLRTLIRADMDLAGFSRAAQAEGVRSLRRAGLEKVAAGLTTIEEVLSVLPPRE, translated from the coding sequence ATGGATTCGCGACCTGCCGCGCAGCCGCCCGCCGTGCCTGTACCTGCCACCGTGTCGCTGCCGCCCGGGCGCCTGAGTTTCGAGCGGGTGGCCGCGGCGCTGCTGGCCGACGGCCTGGTCGCGCCGGCCGAGCGCGGCCGCATGCAGTTCTCGGCGCAGTCCGCGCGCACTGTCAGCGACGTGCATCCGCTGGTGCTGCTATCCAACCTGAAACTGGCCGCCACCCGTCCGCCCGGCAGCGAGCTGGGCCTGGAACGGCTGACCGAGTGGCTGGCGCAGCGCTGCGGCCTGCGCTACCTGCGCATCGACCCGACCCGGGTCGACGTGGCCGCGGTCACCGCCGTGGTCTCGCACGCCTACGCGCGCCGCCACCGCATCCTGCCGCTGGCGCTGGATGGCGAACGCCTGCTGGTGGCCACCAGCGAACCGCTGGCGCTGGACTGGCTGGGCGACGTGCAGCACCTGGCGCGGCGCCGGATCGAGATCGCGGTGGTCAACCCACTGGACCTGCACCGCTACACCATGGAATTCTTCGGCGTGACCCGCTCGGTGCGCGGCGCCAAGGACGGGCGCAACGAGCAGAGCAGCGGCCTGCCCAGTTTCGAGCAGCTGGTGGAACTGGGCCGCGGCGGCGACGTCAACGCCGACGACCACCACATCGTGCACATCGTCGACTGGCTGCTGCAGTACGCCTTCGAGCAGCGCGCCAGCGACATCCACCTGGAACCGCGGCGCGAGGCCGGGCGCATGCGCTTCCGCATCGACGGCGTGCTGCACAAGGTGCTGGAGGTGCCGCCGGCGGTGATGACCGCCATCGTCAGCCGGATCAAGGTGCTCGGGCGCATGGACCTGGCCGAGCGCCGGCGCCCGCAGGACGGGCGCATCAAGACCCGCTCGCCGGGCGGGCGCGAGACCGAGATGCGCCTGTCGACCATGCCCACCGCGTTCGGCGAGAAGTGCGTGATGCGCATCTTCGACCCGGACGCGGCGTTCAAGAGCGTGGACCAGCTCGGCTTCAGCGCGCAGGAGGCGGCCGGCTGGGCGGCGCTGGTCGAACGCCCGCACGGCATCGTGCTGGTCACCGGCCCGACCGGCTCGGGCAAGACCACCACGCTGTACTCCACGCTCAAGCGCCTGGCCACGCCGGACGTGAACGTGTGCAGCGTCGAGGACCCGATCGAGATGATCGCGCCGGAGTTCAACCAGATGCAGGTGCAGACCAACATCGACCTGGACTTCGCCAGCGGTGTGCGCACCCTGCTGCGGCAGGACCCGGACATCATCATGATCGGCGAGATCCGCGACCTGGAAACCGCGCAGATGGCGGTGCAGGCCTCGCTGACCGGGCATCTGGTGCTGTCCACCCTGCATACCAACGACGCGCCCTCGGCGATCACCCGCCTGCTCGACCTGGGCGTGCCGCACTACCTGGTCGCCTCCACCCTCAACGGCGTGCTGGCGCAGCGCCTGGTGCGCACGCTGTGCACGCACTGCAAGCGCCCGCACACGCTCAGCGACCTCGAGTGGGATGCGCTGCGCGAGCCGGGCGAAGCGCTGCCGGAGGAGCTGCAGGTGCACGCCCCGGTCGGCTGCCTGGAATGCCGCCGCACCGGCTACCTGGGCCGGGTCGGCCTGTACGAACTGCTGCCGGTGACGCCGCGCCTGCGCACGCTGATCCGCGCCGACATGGACCTGGCCGGCTTCAGCCGCGCCGCGCAGGCCGAGGGCGTGCGCAGCCTGCGCCGTGCCGGCCTGGAAAAAGTCGCCGCCGGCCTGACCACCATCGAGGAAGTGCTGTCGGTGCTGCCGCCGCGCGAGTGA
- the glyQ gene encoding glycine--tRNA ligase subunit alpha, translating into MHVSRSVPITFQGLIQTLNQFWAQHGCVLIQPLDLEVGAGTFHPATFLRALGPEPWNAAYVQPCRRPTDGRYGENPNRLQRYYQYQVAMKPNPDNIQQLYLDSLQALGIDPLVHDLRFVEDNWESPTLGAWGLGWEVWLNGMEVTQFTYFQQAGGLECKPVLGEITYGLERLCMYLQNCDNVYDLVWTYGPDGAPVTYGDVYHQNEVEQSAYNFEHADVAELFHRFDACEREAQRLVELGLPLPAYEQVTKASHAFNLLDARRAISVTERQRYILRVRALAQAVAKAYHAQREKLGFPGVKR; encoded by the coding sequence ATGCACGTCTCCCGGTCCGTTCCGATCACGTTCCAGGGTCTGATCCAGACCCTCAACCAGTTCTGGGCGCAGCACGGCTGCGTGCTGATCCAACCGCTGGACCTGGAAGTGGGCGCCGGCACCTTCCACCCGGCCACGTTCCTGCGCGCGCTCGGGCCGGAGCCGTGGAACGCGGCCTACGTGCAACCCTGCCGCCGTCCCACCGACGGCCGCTACGGCGAGAACCCGAACCGCCTGCAGCGCTATTACCAGTACCAGGTGGCGATGAAGCCGAACCCGGACAACATCCAGCAGCTGTACCTGGATTCGCTGCAGGCGCTGGGCATCGACCCGCTGGTGCACGACCTGCGCTTCGTCGAGGACAACTGGGAATCGCCGACGCTCGGCGCCTGGGGCCTGGGCTGGGAGGTGTGGCTCAACGGCATGGAGGTCACCCAGTTCACCTACTTCCAGCAGGCCGGCGGCTTGGAATGCAAGCCGGTGCTGGGCGAGATCACCTACGGCCTGGAACGGCTGTGCATGTACCTGCAGAACTGCGACAACGTCTACGACCTGGTGTGGACCTACGGCCCGGACGGCGCGCCGGTGACCTACGGCGACGTCTACCACCAGAACGAGGTGGAGCAGAGCGCGTACAACTTCGAGCATGCCGACGTGGCCGAGCTGTTCCACCGCTTCGACGCCTGCGAGCGCGAGGCGCAGCGCCTGGTCGAGCTCGGCCTGCCGCTGCCGGCCTACGAGCAGGTGACCAAGGCCAGCCACGCCTTCAACCTGCTCGATGCGCGCCGCGCCATCTCGGTCACCGAACGTCAGCGCTACATCCTGCGCGTGCGCGCGCTGGCGCAGGCGGTGGCCAAGGCCTACCACGCGCAACGCGAGAAGCTGGGCTTCCCCGGCGTGAAGCGCTGA
- the glyS gene encoding glycine--tRNA ligase subunit beta has product MSALHPLLIELGTEELPVKALPGLAQALFDGVIAGLEKRGIAVERGDARPLSTPRRLAVLLPGVAAEQPEQRSEVLGPYLNIALDAAGQPTKALAGFAAKAGIDWTALERTSDAKGERFVHRAVTPGAQTAALLPEILREAIAAMPIPKPMRWGDHDYGFARPVHWLVLLFGNDVVPVQLFGVQADRVSRGHRFLHDAPVALAQPGDYVAALEAAQVLVDPDARRARIVAEVEQAARQAGGSARISDDNLEQVVNLVEWPSAVLCHFEPAFLAVPQEALIETMESNQKFFPVLDAGGKLTEHFIGIANIVSRDVAEVAKGYERVIRPRFADAKFFFDEDLKQGLEAMGAGLASVTYQAKLGSIADKVQRVAALAEAIAPLVGVDAAQARRAAELSKNDLQSRMVNEFPELQGIAGRHYAKAAGESSEIALAIGEAYQPRFAGDDIALSPLGKVLAIAERLDTLAGGFAAGLKPTGNKDPFALRRNALGLARTVIESGFDVDLEEMLGSSLINVQHALADVSAREKIQALVAAKQAGIKTSLGVTVSASLKGSLAEELFDFILDRLRGYYADKGVPATHFNAVAELKPASLYDFDRRIDAIGIFATLPEAEALAAANKRIRNILRKAEGAIPAQIDPTLLREPAESALAEAVEAAIVETDGALRQHDYVTVLNFLARLRPQVDAFFDGVMVNVEDPAIRSNRLALLKRLGDRLGSVAAIEHLSS; this is encoded by the coding sequence ATGAGCGCACTACATCCCCTGCTGATCGAACTGGGTACCGAGGAACTGCCGGTCAAGGCGCTGCCGGGCCTGGCGCAGGCCCTGTTCGACGGGGTGATCGCCGGGCTGGAGAAGCGCGGCATCGCGGTCGAACGCGGCGACGCCAGGCCGCTGTCCACCCCGCGCCGGCTGGCGGTGCTGCTGCCGGGCGTGGCCGCCGAGCAGCCGGAGCAGCGCTCGGAAGTGCTCGGCCCCTACCTCAACATCGCCCTGGACGCCGCCGGCCAGCCGACCAAGGCGCTGGCCGGCTTCGCCGCCAAGGCCGGCATCGACTGGACCGCGCTGGAGCGCACCAGCGACGCCAAGGGCGAGCGCTTCGTGCACCGTGCGGTGACCCCGGGCGCGCAGACCGCCGCGCTGCTGCCGGAGATCCTGCGCGAGGCGATCGCGGCGATGCCGATCCCTAAGCCGATGCGCTGGGGCGACCACGACTACGGCTTCGCGCGGCCGGTGCACTGGCTGGTGCTGCTGTTCGGCAACGACGTGGTGCCGGTGCAGCTGTTCGGCGTGCAGGCCGACCGGGTCAGCCGCGGCCACCGCTTCCTGCACGACGCGCCGGTCGCGCTGGCCCAGCCGGGCGACTACGTGGCCGCGCTGGAAGCGGCGCAGGTGCTGGTGGACCCGGATGCGCGCCGCGCGCGCATCGTCGCCGAGGTCGAGCAGGCCGCGCGTCAGGCCGGCGGCAGCGCGCGCATTTCCGACGACAACCTGGAGCAGGTGGTGAACCTGGTCGAATGGCCGTCGGCGGTGCTGTGCCATTTCGAACCGGCATTCCTGGCGGTACCGCAGGAAGCGCTGATCGAGACGATGGAGAGCAACCAGAAGTTCTTCCCGGTGCTCGACGCCGGCGGCAAGCTGACCGAGCACTTCATCGGCATCGCCAACATCGTCTCGCGCGACGTGGCCGAAGTGGCCAAGGGCTACGAGCGGGTGATCCGCCCGCGCTTCGCCGACGCCAAGTTCTTCTTCGACGAGGACCTCAAGCAGGGCCTGGAGGCGATGGGCGCGGGCCTGGCCAGCGTGACCTACCAGGCCAAGCTCGGCAGCATCGCCGACAAGGTGCAGCGCGTGGCCGCGCTGGCCGAGGCGATCGCGCCGCTGGTCGGCGTGGACGCCGCGCAGGCGCGCCGCGCCGCCGAGTTGAGCAAGAACGACCTGCAGTCGCGCATGGTCAACGAATTCCCCGAACTGCAGGGCATCGCCGGGCGCCACTACGCCAAGGCCGCCGGCGAGAGCAGCGAGATCGCGCTTGCGATCGGCGAGGCCTACCAGCCGCGCTTCGCCGGCGACGACATCGCGCTGTCGCCGCTGGGCAAGGTGCTAGCGATCGCGGAGCGTCTGGACACGCTGGCCGGCGGCTTCGCCGCGGGGTTGAAGCCGACCGGCAACAAGGATCCGTTCGCGCTGCGGCGCAATGCGCTGGGGTTGGCGCGGACGGTGATTGAGAGTGGGTTTGATGTGGATTTGGAAGAGATGCTCGGCTCTTCCCTTATCAATGTTCAGCACGCGCTTGCAGACGTCAGCGCACGTGAAAAGATTCAAGCGCTCGTCGCTGCTAAGCAGGCTGGAATCAAGACTTCGTTGGGGGTGACTGTTTCAGCGTCCCTGAAGGGCTCGCTTGCGGAAGAGTTGTTCGATTTCATCCTCGACCGACTGCGTGGCTACTACGCCGACAAGGGCGTACCGGCGACGCATTTCAATGCGGTGGCGGAACTGAAGCCGGCTTCGCTCTACGACTTCGACCGCCGCATCGACGCGATCGGCATCTTCGCCACGCTGCCGGAGGCCGAGGCGCTGGCCGCGGCCAACAAGCGCATCCGCAACATCCTGCGCAAGGCCGAAGGCGCGATTCCCGCGCAGATCGATCCGACCCTGCTGCGCGAGCCGGCCGAAAGCGCACTGGCCGAGGCGGTGGAAGCGGCGATCGTGGAAACCGACGGCGCCCTGCGCCAGCACGACTACGTCACCGTGCTGAACTTCCTGGCGCGGCTGCGGCCGCAGGTGGACGCGTTCTTCGACGGGGTCATGGTCAACGTCGAGGACCCGGCGATCCGCAGCAACCGCCTGGCCCTGCTCAAGCGCCTGGGCGACCGCCTCGGCAGCGTCGCCGCGATCGAGCACCTGTCGTCGTAA
- the rep gene encoding DNA helicase Rep: MHGLNPPQRAAVLHCEGPLLVLAGAGSGKTRVIVEKIAHLIATGRYPAKRIAAITFTNKSAKEMRERVAKRIRGDAADGLTICTFHALGLKFLQIEHAAVGLKRGFSIFDADDAAAQIKDLMHGAKPDAIDDARNLISRAKNAGLSPEQAMAAARSNREQEAASLYERYQARLSTFNAVDFDDLIRLPVQVLEENEDIVMAWRERIGYLLVDESQDTNDAQYRLLKMLAGPRGNFTCVGDDDQSIYAWRGANPENLMQMGRDYPALQIVKLEQNYRCSNRVLRAANALIAHNPHEHLKTLWSDQADGERIRVWECRDSEHEAEKVAAEIAYLGTAKQVPWSDFCILFRGNFQSRPLEKALQMAGVPYHITGGTAFLERQEVKDVLSWLRLLVNPDDDAAFLRAVQAPKREVGATSLAKLAELASAKHLPMSRAAESMGALQQLPPRAANGLSDFVDVLHELRTASLTLSSADVVRQLAEQSGLIRELRSQCKDETTFQRRRSNLEELAKWFEGGPRGATVGDLAAQLALLSRNDKDDGGNQVRMMTMHASKGLEFRYVFIVGCEDGVLPHEVSLEEGNLQEERRLLYVGITRAKEQLWMSYSKLTRKFGEHIRLKPSRFFAEIPAEEMQRDGADPVADAERKKERANAGLAAIQALFD; the protein is encoded by the coding sequence ATGCACGGTCTCAATCCCCCCCAACGCGCCGCGGTGCTGCATTGCGAAGGCCCGTTGCTGGTGCTGGCCGGCGCCGGCAGCGGCAAGACCCGCGTGATCGTGGAAAAGATCGCGCATCTGATCGCCACCGGCCGCTACCCGGCCAAGCGCATCGCCGCGATCACCTTCACCAACAAGTCGGCCAAGGAAATGCGCGAGCGCGTGGCCAAGCGCATCCGCGGCGATGCCGCCGACGGCCTGACCATCTGCACCTTCCACGCGCTGGGGCTGAAGTTCCTGCAGATCGAGCACGCCGCGGTGGGCCTGAAGCGCGGCTTCTCGATCTTCGACGCCGACGATGCCGCCGCGCAGATCAAGGACCTGATGCACGGCGCCAAGCCCGATGCGATCGACGACGCCAGGAACCTGATCTCGCGCGCCAAGAACGCCGGGCTGTCGCCGGAGCAGGCGATGGCCGCGGCGCGCAGCAACCGCGAGCAGGAGGCGGCCAGCCTGTACGAGCGCTATCAGGCGCGGCTGAGCACGTTCAACGCGGTGGACTTCGACGACCTGATCCGCCTGCCGGTGCAGGTGCTGGAGGAGAACGAGGACATCGTCATGGCCTGGCGCGAGCGCATCGGCTACCTGCTGGTGGACGAGAGCCAGGACACCAACGACGCGCAGTACCGGCTGCTGAAGATGCTGGCCGGCCCGCGCGGCAACTTCACCTGCGTGGGCGACGACGACCAGAGCATCTACGCCTGGCGCGGCGCCAACCCGGAAAACCTGATGCAGATGGGGCGCGACTATCCGGCGCTGCAGATCGTCAAGCTGGAGCAGAACTACCGCTGCTCCAACCGCGTGCTGCGCGCGGCCAACGCGCTGATCGCGCACAACCCGCACGAGCACCTGAAGACCCTGTGGAGCGACCAGGCCGACGGCGAGCGCATCCGCGTGTGGGAATGCCGCGACAGCGAGCACGAGGCGGAGAAGGTCGCCGCCGAGATCGCCTACCTGGGCACCGCCAAGCAGGTGCCGTGGAGCGATTTCTGCATCCTGTTCCGCGGCAACTTCCAGTCGCGGCCGCTGGAAAAGGCCTTGCAGATGGCCGGCGTGCCGTACCACATCACCGGCGGCACCGCGTTCCTGGAACGGCAGGAAGTGAAGGACGTGCTGTCGTGGCTGCGGCTGCTGGTCAATCCCGACGACGATGCCGCGTTCCTGCGCGCGGTGCAGGCGCCCAAGCGCGAGGTCGGCGCGACCTCGCTGGCCAAGCTGGCCGAACTGGCCTCGGCCAAGCATCTGCCGATGTCGCGCGCGGCCGAGTCGATGGGCGCGCTGCAGCAGTTGCCGCCGCGCGCGGCCAACGGCCTGAGCGATTTCGTCGACGTCCTGCACGAGTTGCGCACCGCCTCGCTGACCCTGTCCTCGGCCGACGTGGTGCGCCAGCTCGCCGAGCAGTCGGGACTGATCCGCGAACTGCGCAGCCAGTGCAAGGACGAAACCACGTTCCAGCGCCGCCGCAGCAACCTGGAAGAACTCGCCAAGTGGTTCGAGGGCGGCCCGCGCGGGGCCACCGTCGGCGACCTGGCCGCGCAGCTGGCGCTGCTGTCGCGCAACGACAAGGACGACGGCGGCAACCAGGTGCGGATGATGACGATGCACGCGTCCAAGGGCCTGGAGTTCCGCTACGTGTTCATCGTCGGCTGCGAGGACGGCGTGCTGCCGCACGAGGTCAGCCTGGAGGAGGGCAACCTGCAGGAAGAGCGGCGCCTGCTGTACGTGGGCATCACCCGCGCCAAGGAGCAGCTGTGGATGAGTTACAGCAAGCTCACGCGCAAGTTCGGCGAGCACATCCGGCTCAAGCCCAGCCGCTTCTTCGCCGAGATCCCCGCTGAGGAAATGCAGCGCGACGGCGCCGACCCGGTGGCCGACGCCGAGCGCAAGAAGGAACGCGCCAATGCCGGGCTGGCGGCGATCCAGGCGTTGTTTGATTGA
- a CDS encoding thymidine kinase encodes MAKLYFYYSAMNAGKTTTLLQSAHNYRERGMRTAILTPRLDHRDGSGVVASRIGLRADGNTFVPDTDLLALLQDDIARDGALHCVLVDEAQFLSRAQVWQLSEVVDRLRIPVLCYGLRTDFRGELFEGSQYLLAWADELQEIKTICHTGSKATMTVRVDADGHAVQDGPQVEIGGNERYVSVSRAEFKKIMRGEGRIDPLQIALQR; translated from the coding sequence ATGGCGAAACTGTACTTCTACTATTCGGCGATGAACGCCGGCAAGACCACGACGCTGCTGCAGTCGGCGCACAACTATCGCGAGCGCGGCATGCGCACCGCGATCCTGACCCCGCGCCTGGACCACCGCGACGGCAGCGGCGTGGTGGCCTCGCGCATCGGCCTGCGCGCCGATGGCAACACGTTCGTGCCGGACACAGACCTGCTGGCGCTGCTGCAGGACGACATCGCCCGCGACGGCGCGCTGCATTGCGTGCTGGTGGACGAGGCGCAGTTCCTCAGCCGCGCCCAGGTCTGGCAGCTCAGCGAGGTGGTCGACCGGCTGCGCATCCCGGTGCTGTGCTACGGCCTGCGCACCGATTTCCGCGGCGAGCTGTTCGAGGGCAGCCAGTACCTGCTGGCCTGGGCCGACGAGCTGCAGGAGATCAAGACCATCTGCCACACCGGCAGCAAGGCGACGATGACCGTGCGCGTGGACGCCGACGGCCACGCCGTGCAGGACGGCCCGCAGGTGGAGATCGGCGGCAACGAGCGCTACGTGTCGGTGAGCCGCGCCGAGTTCAAGAAGATCATGCGCGGCGAGGGCCGTATCGATCCGTTGCAGATCGCGTTGCAACGGTAG
- a CDS encoding sel1 repeat family protein: protein MHRFKGYAVGGCTALAIAAALALSGPAGAADNARTFDDIPAQVMTDGFLEAHLDLFYRRAGIRADKKGEFAEARKHYQLAARYADKPSQARLGEMYWEGQGGAQDRAMGFLWMALASERGYDAFTTRKMEYWNQLTPEERQRAIKQDKKMLAEYGDQAAKPRQEAVLRREASRSTGSMLGHSGASALSINGPRGGSIDPEVFYAKEFWEPAAYWKLQDRVWDGRTPGRVDIGDVEDITQETAPTPQDPAKP, encoded by the coding sequence ATGCATCGGTTCAAGGGATATGCCGTCGGCGGTTGCACCGCGCTGGCCATTGCGGCTGCGCTGGCGCTGTCCGGCCCGGCTGGCGCCGCCGACAACGCGCGTACGTTCGACGACATTCCGGCGCAGGTGATGACCGACGGCTTCCTCGAGGCGCACCTGGACCTGTTCTATCGCCGCGCCGGTATCCGCGCCGACAAGAAGGGCGAATTCGCCGAGGCCAGGAAGCACTACCAGCTCGCCGCACGCTATGCCGACAAGCCGTCGCAGGCACGCCTGGGCGAGATGTACTGGGAAGGCCAGGGCGGCGCGCAGGATCGCGCGATGGGCTTTCTGTGGATGGCCCTGGCTTCCGAGCGCGGCTACGACGCCTTCACCACGCGCAAGATGGAGTACTGGAACCAGCTGACGCCCGAAGAGCGGCAGCGCGCGATCAAGCAGGACAAGAAGATGCTGGCCGAGTACGGTGACCAGGCGGCCAAGCCGCGCCAGGAAGCGGTGCTGCGCCGCGAGGCGTCGCGCAGCACCGGCAGCATGCTCGGCCACTCGGGCGCCTCCGCCCTGTCGATCAACGGCCCGCGCGGCGGCAGCATCGATCCGGAAGTGTTCTACGCCAAGGAATTCTGGGAACCGGCGGCGTACTGGAAGCTGCAGGACCGGGTCTGGGACGGACGCACGCCCGGCCGCGTGGATATCGGCGATGTCGAGGACATCACCCAGGAAACCGCGCCGACGCCGCAGGATCCGGCCAAGCCCTGA